A region of Allocoleopsis franciscana PCC 7113 DNA encodes the following proteins:
- a CDS encoding PrsW family glutamic-type intramembrane protease yields MTDQVYRAFLRQLSTGGATTVLLPSYHLSDNQETVIGREASCHISLEPNLYLSVSRRHAVIRPASFLGNGLPGWEICDLNSANGTFVNGNYLRGCQSLKTGDQIELGQNGPLFIFEYQFDSSPNPTPLYSSPQPTHFTVAASPPVTPVGSAGKPKPDSVTFTQLFPLASTGRDLKQKAFLVPGIVTVLFVVLMFAAVGQQDVFNVLLATYLAGAAYFFIYRLCGKSKPWWILLLCAALTCLILVGPLLPLFITVFRDILPGNLPNQGEEVSLMSLLIRMFFGAGLMEELLKALPVLGIYVMGRLLYSPLRERIGIWEPLDGILLGAASAVGFTLIETLGQYVPGIIDNVTLQAGEAAGQISGLHLLIARILGSIVGHLSYSGYLGYFIGLSVLKPNQAWQIIGFGYICASFLHALWNTTGFVSPILLAVVGVLSYAFLAAAILKARALSPTRSQNFATRFFGEE; encoded by the coding sequence ATGACCGACCAAGTTTATCGCGCATTTCTGCGACAGTTGTCCACAGGTGGTGCAACGACAGTGCTGCTTCCTTCCTACCACTTGTCTGACAATCAAGAGACGGTCATTGGGCGTGAAGCAAGCTGCCACATTAGCTTAGAGCCAAATCTCTATTTGAGCGTATCGCGGCGTCATGCCGTGATTCGTCCTGCCTCTTTTTTGGGAAATGGCTTACCCGGCTGGGAAATTTGTGACCTGAATAGTGCCAATGGCACCTTCGTGAATGGGAATTATTTACGAGGTTGTCAGTCATTGAAGACGGGTGATCAAATTGAGTTGGGTCAAAATGGCCCTCTGTTCATTTTTGAGTATCAGTTTGACTCCAGTCCCAACCCCACACCCCTTTATTCCTCTCCTCAACCCACTCACTTCACCGTCGCCGCCAGTCCGCCTGTGACTCCAGTGGGGAGTGCAGGCAAACCCAAGCCTGATTCTGTCACGTTCACTCAACTGTTTCCCCTCGCTTCCACCGGACGGGATTTAAAGCAGAAAGCCTTCTTGGTACCGGGCATTGTCACAGTACTTTTTGTGGTATTGATGTTTGCTGCCGTTGGTCAGCAAGATGTTTTTAACGTGCTGCTGGCTACTTATTTAGCCGGGGCTGCTTATTTTTTTATTTATCGACTTTGTGGCAAGTCTAAACCCTGGTGGATATTACTGTTGTGTGCAGCGTTAACTTGTCTCATCTTAGTTGGGCCACTTTTGCCCCTATTTATCACGGTTTTTCGCGACATTTTGCCGGGGAACTTACCCAATCAGGGGGAAGAGGTAAGCTTAATGTCGTTACTCATCCGCATGTTCTTTGGGGCAGGACTGATGGAAGAGTTGCTCAAGGCATTGCCAGTTTTGGGAATATATGTTATGGGGCGATTACTTTATTCCCCGTTGCGAGAACGCATTGGCATTTGGGAACCCTTGGATGGGATTCTGTTAGGCGCGGCTTCTGCGGTAGGATTTACCCTGATCGAAACCTTAGGGCAGTATGTTCCCGGCATTATCGATAATGTAACCCTGCAAGCTGGTGAAGCCGCCGGTCAGATTTCAGGATTGCACTTGCTCATCGCCCGGATTCTCGGATCGATTGTCGGACACCTGTCTTACAGTGGTTACTTGGGGTATTTTATTGGGTTAAGTGTTCTCAAGCCCAATCAGGCGTGGCAGATTATAGGCTTTGGTTATATTTGTGCCTCCTTTCTCCATGCCCTTTGGAATACCACCGGATTTGTCAGTCCCATACTCTTGGCTGTGGTTGGGGTTTTATCTTATGCCTTTTTGGCAGCAGCAATTCTCAAGGCTAGGGCACTTTCGCCGACGCGATCGCAAAATTTTGCCACCCGTTTTTTTGGTGAAGAGTAA
- a CDS encoding GAF domain-containing protein, with protein sequence MSHLRKKADLRQSQPVNYNTKKRQIEEDEAIYKKKSQLEEFQALYESLPCIGFSLDSTGRILAVTQFGAAYLGYRVTELTQKSIVSVFEPEYPAIFQSQLAGVQQQANSIQKWEVQLVHKNGRLLSVKVSACLVPGTQSNPIINLVCEEIPPYKPSEHTAQKSEESFPATFAPHPYSVTQIDQNNYSITEKEFEHSLEEVCAQEYNLVLSRAFNKSLQTEAAVLDKSQALANFSSNLKQLHRLKTAKYESSEKLFSEYLQTGCEIFKLSTGIVSQINGQAYFIRSVKSNFDILNPGLKLELKYTACAAVIEEQKTIAYNRISQSEPISDSSIAQAWRVQSYIGTPIFVNHKIYGTLNFSSFQARSTDFEVYEQEIIELMAQSIGSFIADEQGKIEHQKMLDALQEKEARFRAAVEGSLDSFFVFQSVRDETGCIEDFVFVDINSNGEKLISMSKAEVLGKKLCQLFPINRTAGFLEKYVRVVETGEVLEEEFPISVEGITASWLHHQVIPLADGIAITTRDITERKQSEEALRQQFLKEQLIRTIAGRIHQSLNLKEILNTTVAEVRQFLNCDRVLIFRLHADGSGVVVVESVGGEWIPMSGTVINDHYLAQSYIQLYQQGRIQAIEDIETATLAPCHRELLAQFQVRANLVVPIVHEEQLWGLLVAQQCSAPRQWQALEIDLLKSLSTQAAIAIQQSELYQQAQAEIIQRQQTEEALRQQFQRERLIGAIAGRIRRSLKLEKILNATVAEVRQVLQTDRVIIFRFQPNWSVNVVVESVASSSFSILGKNIYDPCFEQEYVLPYKQGRVMALEDIYTANLDPCHLNLLAQIQVRANLIVPIVNNNQLWGLLVAHHCCEPRQWQSWEIDLLSALAAQAAIAIQHSQLYEQTKSHFLQEQLLNQLTQAIRSSLDLETIFATAVREIGSLLKVDYAHIVQYLPEQKLWLTVSEYRKSLDLPVALGIKIPDENNPLADQLKRLEIVKIHDADTCEDAINQDYAKTFPGAWLLVPLHFGDSVWGSLGLVKNTCPYHWQDWEVELIGAVAAQIAIAIQQAELYQQSRSATAQAQLHAQQLEQTLIELQNTQGYLVQSEKMSSLGQLVAGVAHEINNPVSFIYGNLVHASGYTQDILGLIELYQQHYPHPVPEIQSEIDAIDLDFLIEDLPKLLSSMKLGAERICEIVAALRNFSRIAEAEVKAINLHEGLDSTLMILQNRLKASGKHPEIQVIREYGNLPLVECYAGQLNQVFMNLLVNAIDAIDEYNQTRAMEEIKTHPSFIRVCTELVNDHEVAIRIADNGPGMTEDVKRRLFDPFFTTKPLGTGTGLGLSISYQIVVEKHGGQLRCYSQLGQGTEFVIQIPLLQGTTDG encoded by the coding sequence ATGAGTCACTTGAGGAAAAAAGCTGACCTTAGACAGTCTCAGCCGGTTAATTATAATACTAAAAAACGGCAGATTGAAGAAGACGAAGCTATATATAAAAAAAAATCTCAATTAGAGGAATTTCAGGCGCTGTATGAGAGCCTCCCCTGCATTGGTTTTTCTCTCGACTCGACGGGTAGGATTCTTGCCGTTACCCAGTTCGGTGCGGCTTATTTAGGGTATAGGGTGACAGAGTTAACCCAAAAGTCAATTGTGTCCGTTTTTGAGCCAGAATATCCAGCCATATTTCAATCCCAATTAGCTGGCGTACAGCAACAGGCTAATTCGATTCAGAAATGGGAAGTCCAGCTAGTGCATAAAAACGGTAGGCTCTTATCGGTAAAAGTGAGTGCTTGCTTAGTTCCAGGAACCCAATCTAATCCAATTATTAACCTTGTTTGTGAAGAGATTCCTCCGTACAAACCCAGCGAGCATACAGCACAAAAATCTGAAGAAAGTTTTCCTGCTACTTTTGCACCCCACCCCTATTCCGTAACTCAAATCGACCAAAATAATTATTCCATTACCGAGAAAGAGTTTGAGCATTCTTTGGAGGAAGTTTGTGCTCAAGAATACAACTTGGTCTTATCGCGTGCGTTTAATAAATCCCTGCAAACCGAAGCCGCTGTACTAGATAAATCCCAGGCATTAGCCAACTTTAGTTCTAATCTTAAACAACTACATCGACTCAAGACAGCAAAATACGAGAGTTCAGAGAAATTATTTTCCGAATATCTTCAAACTGGGTGTGAAATTTTTAAACTATCTACTGGAATTGTTAGTCAAATTAACGGTCAAGCTTACTTTATCCGCTCTGTAAAATCGAATTTTGATATTTTAAACCCTGGATTAAAGCTTGAATTAAAATACACGGCTTGTGCGGCAGTCATCGAAGAACAAAAAACCATAGCCTACAATCGAATTAGCCAGAGCGAACCTATAAGCGATTCATCAATTGCTCAGGCTTGGAGAGTGCAATCTTATATCGGTACTCCTATATTTGTAAATCATAAAATTTACGGCACCCTCAATTTCTCTTCATTTCAAGCAAGAAGCACAGACTTCGAGGTTTATGAACAAGAAATTATTGAGTTGATGGCTCAAAGTATTGGCAGTTTCATCGCTGATGAGCAAGGGAAAATTGAGCATCAGAAAATGCTGGATGCGCTACAAGAGAAAGAGGCACGCTTCAGAGCCGCAGTGGAGGGAAGTTTGGATTCCTTCTTTGTATTCCAGAGCGTGCGAGATGAAACAGGATGTATTGAAGACTTTGTTTTTGTCGATATAAACTCGAACGGCGAGAAGCTGATTTCGATGTCCAAAGCAGAAGTTTTAGGTAAGAAATTATGCCAATTGTTCCCCATTAATCGCACCGCTGGATTTTTGGAAAAATACGTCCGGGTTGTGGAAACAGGCGAAGTTCTAGAAGAAGAGTTTCCCATTTCCGTGGAAGGAATCACTGCTTCATGGTTACATCATCAAGTGATTCCCCTCGCCGATGGAATCGCAATTACGACAAGAGATATTACGGAACGCAAGCAATCCGAAGAAGCGCTACGACAACAATTTCTCAAGGAGCAACTGATTAGAACAATCGCAGGACGTATTCATCAGTCGTTGAACTTGAAGGAAATTCTTAATACGACGGTTGCCGAAGTGCGGCAATTTCTGAACTGCGATCGCGTGCTGATTTTCCGCCTCCATGCTGATGGCAGTGGGGTGGTGGTGGTGGAATCGGTTGGCGGTGAATGGATACCCATGTCAGGAACGGTAATTAACGATCACTACCTGGCACAAAGCTATATTCAGCTTTACCAACAAGGGCGAATTCAAGCGATAGAGGATATTGAAACAGCCACCTTGGCACCCTGTCATCGTGAGCTACTAGCTCAGTTTCAGGTAAGAGCGAACCTCGTCGTCCCTATTGTGCACGAAGAACAATTGTGGGGATTGCTGGTGGCTCAGCAGTGTAGCGCACCCAGGCAGTGGCAGGCATTGGAAATCGATTTACTCAAGAGTCTGTCTACCCAAGCCGCGATCGCCATTCAGCAATCTGAGCTTTATCAGCAGGCTCAAGCCGAAATCATTCAACGCCAACAGACTGAAGAAGCACTACGGCAGCAGTTTCAGCGAGAGCGTTTAATTGGAGCGATCGCAGGACGGATTCGCCGATCTCTGAAGTTGGAAAAGATACTCAATGCCACTGTGGCGGAAGTGCGACAAGTGCTTCAGACAGATCGGGTGATCATTTTCCGTTTTCAGCCTAATTGGAGTGTCAATGTTGTTGTCGAATCTGTCGCTTCTAGTAGCTTTTCTATCCTGGGTAAAAACATCTATGACCCTTGTTTTGAACAAGAGTATGTCTTACCTTACAAACAAGGTCGAGTCATGGCGCTCGAAGATATTTACACCGCCAATCTAGACCCCTGTCATCTTAATTTACTTGCCCAGATCCAGGTTAGAGCCAACTTGATTGTACCCATTGTGAACAACAATCAATTGTGGGGGCTTCTGGTTGCTCATCACTGTTGTGAACCTCGACAATGGCAATCATGGGAAATCGATTTGCTCTCAGCTTTGGCAGCTCAAGCCGCGATCGCAATTCAGCATAGCCAATTGTATGAACAAACGAAATCCCATTTCTTACAAGAACAGTTACTCAATCAGCTAACTCAAGCCATCCGCAGTTCTTTAGACTTAGAGACGATTTTTGCCACAGCCGTCCGTGAGATTGGTTCCCTTCTCAAAGTAGACTACGCTCACATCGTGCAATACTTGCCGGAACAAAAGCTGTGGTTAACTGTATCTGAATATCGAAAATCCCTTGACTTGCCAGTCGCACTCGGCATAAAAATTCCCGATGAAAATAATCCGCTTGCCGATCAACTCAAGCGATTAGAAATCGTGAAAATTCACGATGCTGATACCTGTGAAGACGCGATTAATCAAGACTATGCCAAAACCTTTCCCGGCGCTTGGTTACTCGTACCCTTGCACTTTGGCGACTCGGTTTGGGGCAGTCTGGGTTTGGTGAAAAATACTTGTCCGTACCATTGGCAAGATTGGGAGGTGGAATTAATCGGTGCGGTTGCGGCTCAAATTGCGATCGCGATTCAACAAGCCGAACTCTACCAACAAAGTCGCAGCGCCACGGCACAAGCCCAGTTACACGCTCAACAACTGGAACAAACCTTAATTGAACTACAAAATACCCAAGGTTATCTGGTGCAGAGCGAAAAAATGTCTAGTCTCGGACAATTAGTCGCTGGCGTCGCCCACGAAATCAATAATCCCGTTAGTTTTATTTATGGCAATCTTGTTCATGCCAGTGGTTACACTCAAGATATTTTGGGTTTAATTGAGCTTTATCAGCAGCACTATCCCCATCCCGTGCCAGAAATTCAGTCGGAAATTGACGCGATCGATTTGGATTTTCTGATTGAAGATTTGCCTAAACTGCTGAGTTCGATGAAGCTGGGAGCTGAGCGAATTTGTGAGATTGTCGCCGCGCTACGCAATTTCTCCCGCATTGCTGAAGCGGAAGTCAAAGCCATCAATCTGCATGAGGGGCTGGATAGTACCCTGATGATTCTACAAAATCGCTTGAAGGCTTCGGGGAAGCATCCTGAAATTCAGGTGATTCGAGAGTATGGCAACTTGCCACTCGTTGAGTGTTATGCTGGACAACTCAACCAAGTTTTTATGAATTTGCTTGTTAATGCGATCGATGCCATTGATGAGTACAATCAGACGCGAGCAATGGAGGAAATTAAAACTCATCCTAGCTTTATTCGAGTCTGTACTGAACTGGTGAATGACCATGAAGTCGCGATCCGTATTGCCGACAATGGCCCAGGTATGACGGAGGATGTTAAGCGGCGGCTGTTCGACCCCTTCTTTACGACCAAACCCCTGGGAACGGGTACAGGTTTGGGGTTATCGATTAGTTATCAAATTGTAGTGGAAAAACACGGGGGTCAGCTCCGTTGCTATAGCCAATTAGGACAAGGTACGGAATTTGTGATTCAGATACCCTTGTTACAAGGGACAACGGATGGATAG
- a CDS encoding SufE family protein — translation MSSTSTPLPDSLARIVERFQRRTNPKQRYEQLLWYAKRLKEMPEDDKTPENKVPGCVSQVFITANLEDDKVVYQGDSDAQLVKGLVALLIEGLNGLTPDEILQISPDFIQDTGLNVSLTPSRANGFYNIFQTMKKKALGFKLGASSQALS, via the coding sequence ATGTCATCCACCTCAACTCCATTACCAGATTCCCTCGCCCGAATTGTGGAGCGCTTTCAGCGACGTACTAATCCCAAGCAACGTTATGAGCAACTGCTCTGGTATGCCAAACGGCTGAAAGAAATGCCAGAAGACGATAAAACGCCAGAAAACAAAGTTCCTGGCTGTGTCTCCCAGGTTTTTATTACCGCTAACCTGGAAGATGACAAAGTTGTTTATCAAGGAGACTCAGATGCTCAGTTAGTCAAAGGGTTAGTGGCTCTGTTGATTGAGGGATTGAACGGACTGACGCCGGATGAAATTCTACAAATCTCTCCAGATTTCATTCAAGATACGGGTCTGAATGTAAGTTTGACACCTTCTCGTGCAAATGGATTTTACAACATCTTTCAGACGATGAAGAAAAAGGCACTCGGCTTCAAGCTAGGAGCTTCTTCCCAAGCACTGAGTTAA
- a CDS encoding pentapeptide repeat-containing protein: MKLKLLATLSVLAPLWFTNPVKAENPLHVKQLLSTGECVQCDLSGANLQGEHLIGADLREANLQGANLTHANLEGADFTHANLTGANLTSALVTNANFQKANLNRVNFTSAKIYDANVYGASMDELNISDAEIFNTGIGIGGEDVSIPAWD; this comes from the coding sequence ATGAAGCTCAAGCTCTTAGCAACCCTAAGCGTACTCGCTCCGCTATGGTTCACGAACCCAGTCAAAGCTGAAAATCCGCTTCATGTCAAACAGCTATTGTCCACAGGGGAATGTGTTCAGTGTGATTTGTCAGGTGCTAACCTTCAGGGCGAACATTTAATTGGTGCAGACTTGAGAGAAGCTAATCTGCAAGGAGCCAATCTCACTCATGCCAACCTCGAAGGTGCTGATTTCACTCATGCTAACCTAACAGGCGCTAACTTAACCTCGGCGTTGGTCACCAATGCCAACTTTCAAAAAGCCAATCTCAATAGGGTGAATTTTACTAGCGCCAAGATTTATGATGCGAATGTATATGGGGCATCCATGGATGAGCTGAACATTAGCGATGCCGAAATATTTAACACAGGAATCGGCATTGGTGGAGAAGATGTGTCTATCCCAGCGTGGGACTAG
- a CDS encoding pentapeptide repeat-containing protein: MMEYLAMKLKILTTAALITTTTTLSVLGDTLVALQAKAENLQHTQQLLSTKQCLQCELTGAGLVLADLAGANLSGADLSRANLSRANLIGADLSGANLTGASLHGANLSGANLSGAILNSTDLREAILSDAKLFGTTLRTSYIQGTIGIPQYAGTPEDFYAWGVVESQRGNYKAAIANYNQALSIKTDFAAAFLARSVSRFNLGDYRGATQDAQVAATLFSVQQNPLGYQTAQNVVKGIEIVQNPPKARSRGPSIGDFFVSVGSVLLQLVSFF, translated from the coding sequence ATGATGGAGTATCTTGCCATGAAGCTCAAAATCCTTACGACTGCCGCCCTGATAACCACAACAACAACTCTAAGTGTACTAGGCGATACCCTAGTCGCGCTTCAGGCCAAGGCGGAAAACCTACAGCATACTCAACAGTTACTGTCCACTAAACAGTGTTTGCAATGTGAACTAACGGGTGCAGGCTTAGTGTTGGCTGATTTGGCAGGAGCGAACTTGAGTGGGGCAGATTTGAGCCGTGCCAACCTCAGTCGTGCCAATTTGATAGGGGCGGACTTGAGTGGGGCAAATCTAACGGGAGCTTCTCTCCATGGAGCCAATCTCAGTGGTGCCAACCTCAGTGGTGCCATTCTCAATAGTACCGACCTGAGAGAGGCAATTCTCAGCGATGCCAAATTATTTGGTACCACTCTGAGAACCTCTTATATTCAAGGAACAATAGGCATTCCTCAGTACGCAGGAACCCCTGAAGATTTCTACGCTTGGGGTGTTGTGGAGTCACAAAGAGGAAACTATAAAGCAGCGATCGCCAATTATAATCAAGCTCTAAGTATCAAAACTGATTTTGCCGCTGCATTCTTGGCTCGGAGTGTTTCTCGTTTCAATCTAGGAGACTACAGAGGAGCCACTCAAGATGCCCAGGTAGCAGCGACTCTCTTTTCTGTGCAACAGAATCCACTGGGCTATCAAACCGCACAGAACGTCGTTAAGGGTATAGAAATTGTCCAGAATCCACCGAAAGCTCGTAGCCGGGGTCCTTCGATTGGTGACTTTTTCGTATCAGTCGGTTCAGTCCTGTTACAATTGGTTTCTTTCTTTTGA
- the def gene encoding peptide deformylase, protein MTAQLLVEKKKLENPPLKIHYLGDRVLRQPAKRVAKVDQSIRQVAQQMLQTMYSADGIGLAAPQVGIHKQIIVIDCEPDNPDNKPLVLINPTIKRFGSKLCDAQEGCLSIPNVYLDVMRPEEVEVAYKDENGRPQTLKADGLLARAIQHEMDHLNGVMFVDRVENGLALTEELNKHGFSPQAVKPLA, encoded by the coding sequence ATGACTGCTCAACTCCTGGTTGAAAAGAAAAAATTAGAGAACCCACCGCTCAAGATTCATTATCTGGGCGATCGCGTCCTACGTCAGCCGGCTAAGCGCGTTGCGAAAGTAGACCAAAGCATCCGGCAGGTGGCTCAGCAGATGCTGCAAACCATGTACAGCGCTGATGGGATTGGGCTTGCCGCCCCTCAGGTTGGGATTCACAAACAAATTATTGTGATCGACTGCGAACCCGATAACCCTGATAATAAACCTCTGGTTTTAATTAATCCAACGATCAAACGTTTTGGTAGCAAGCTGTGCGATGCCCAAGAAGGGTGTCTGAGTATACCGAATGTTTACTTGGATGTGATGCGCCCCGAAGAAGTAGAGGTGGCTTACAAAGATGAGAACGGACGCCCTCAAACCTTAAAGGCGGATGGACTCTTAGCCCGTGCGATTCAGCATGAAATGGATCACCTGAATGGCGTGATGTTTGTCGATCGCGTGGAAAATGGTCTAGCTTTGACCGAAGAACTGAACAAGCATGGTTTCTCTCCCCAAGCCGTCAAACCCCTCGCTTAA
- a CDS encoding cell division protein FtsX yields MFQFLTKLDYLLRETLLGLRRGGWMNWAAVSTVTVLLFLFGMSLQASWKLEGLLNQFGSPVEVSVYLDPGAPVEKVIPLVAQLPHVTDVQAISKEQAWAALVKEMGLSDIEAATEQLEGNPLVDELRVKAQASQHVPAIAQQLTQIPGVDEVQYMDEVIQRMQQLNQGLSWVSLTVISLLTLTAVAVITTTIRLIVMARRREIEIMQLVGATTSWIYLPFILQGMTFGVLGAMIAWVLISSVQTFLANLLTTGPDFMQYIAGGAQPNPIQILLLPLLLFSLGGSVGLMGSLFAVRRFASR; encoded by the coding sequence ATGTTCCAATTTCTCACAAAACTGGATTACCTCCTGCGCGAGACTCTATTGGGTTTACGGCGTGGCGGTTGGATGAATTGGGCGGCGGTTAGCACCGTCACTGTTTTGTTGTTTCTGTTTGGTATGAGTTTGCAGGCATCTTGGAAATTAGAGGGATTGCTCAACCAGTTCGGGAGTCCGGTGGAAGTCTCTGTCTACCTCGATCCAGGTGCACCTGTGGAAAAGGTTATACCCCTAGTTGCCCAACTGCCTCATGTTACGGATGTGCAAGCGATTTCCAAAGAGCAAGCTTGGGCGGCTTTGGTCAAAGAAATGGGTCTTTCAGATATTGAGGCGGCGACGGAGCAATTGGAAGGAAATCCCCTTGTCGATGAACTCAGAGTTAAGGCGCAAGCCTCCCAGCATGTGCCAGCGATTGCTCAGCAACTGACTCAGATTCCGGGGGTCGATGAGGTGCAATATATGGATGAGGTCATCCAACGGATGCAACAGCTTAATCAGGGTTTGAGCTGGGTGAGCTTGACTGTTATTAGTCTTCTGACTTTGACAGCCGTGGCAGTGATCACAACGACGATTCGTTTGATTGTGATGGCACGACGCCGAGAAATTGAGATTATGCAGCTTGTCGGAGCTACGACATCCTGGATTTATCTGCCGTTTATTTTGCAGGGGATGACTTTTGGGGTGCTCGGCGCGATGATTGCCTGGGTTTTGATTAGCAGCGTTCAAACGTTTCTCGCCAATTTGCTGACGACGGGGCCAGATTTTATGCAATATATCGCTGGTGGCGCACAACCCAATCCGATTCAGATCTTGCTATTGCCGTTGCTTTTGTTCAGTCTTGGGGGTTCAGTCGGCTTGATGGGAAGCCTGTTTGCTGTACGCCGATTTGCTTCACGCTAA